The sequence below is a genomic window from Haloferax mediterranei ATCC 33500.
TACGGCTACCTCGAAGGAAAAGTCTGACCGAGCCAGCGCACTCGACGACGTTCAGCGACGCGCTTCCCAGTCAATCCAGTCTTGTTCCCACCCGTGCCCGGCGTGCCAGCTGCGGCCCTCGTACTCGGGGTCTTCACGGCGCGTCCGATTTCGGACGATGCTGCCGGTCTGTTCACCATCGACGAGCAAGGGCTTGAACGTGAGTGGGCCGAATGTCTCCGCCACCTCACCGTCTTCGATAGCGACGAGCGTCTGCTCACCGACACCTTTCGGCATGACCAGTCGGCCGCCGTCGGCGAGTTGTGAGAGAAGCCGCCGTGGTGGCCTGACCGCCGAGGCTTCGACGAGAATGCGGTCGAACGGTGCGTAGTCAGATAGCCCCTCCGCACCGTCTCGGCAGTCCACGAGAACGCCTTCGTAGCCCGCCCGCTGGAGGTTTTCGCGGGCTTCGTAGACCAGCTTCCGCGTGATGTCCACCGCGTGAACGCGGGAGTCGCCGACGATTTCGGCGAGGACGGCGGCTGTGTACCCGACGCCCGCACCGACGACGAGCACGTTGTCGTCCGGTTCGGGGTCGAGCGCAGAGAGCAGGCGGGCGACTGTCGTCGGCGCGAGGATGGTCGTATTCGTCTCGCGGTGTTCGGTCGGGCGGTTCTGATACGGCGAGTCGGTGACGAACTCGTGGCGCGGGACACTGCGCATCGCGAGGCCAACAGCCTCGGGGAGCGGGCCGAGCGAGTGCTCCAACCCGTCGACCATGTCTTCGCGCAGCACCGAGTAGTCCATAGTTAAACTCCGGGTTCGGCACTAATCAACCGCACGTTCGGCGACGACCGCCTGCAAGCCCGTCCCGGGCACGTCTCGAACCGTTTGGCGGTCGAATCCGGCAGATTCCACCCACGAACGAACCGCCGACTCGCCGTACAGGTCGCCGCAGCCAGTGGCGAGTGAGTCGACGGCGCGTCGGGTCGTCGCTGCGGTCGAACACCGCCCGTGAAGCGTGTCGACGAAGACGGCCACGGTGCCGGGTTCGAGAGCATCGTACGCGCCCGCGACAAGCGATTCAGCCTCCGCAGGGTCGCGTCCCGCGAACGCGTCGCCGACGAACACGAGGTCGAACCCGGAGACCGGCGGCTCCCTCGGGTCGCCTGCGACGAGTTCGACACCGGCGCGCGAGAGGAGCGGCCGGACGACCTCGACCGTCTCGGGGTCGTCTAGAAACGTTACGTCGTGGCCGCGAGCGAGGAACTCGCGGGCGAAGGCCCCCGACGCGCCCGCGAGGTCGAGGACGCGGGTCGCATTGGATGCCTCGCGGACCGCGGCAGTCACGCACGCCCGGACGACCGACTCGTCGGTGGCGTCGTGTGCGCCAAGTCGGTTTCGAAGCCAGTCGTCGGGGAACGCTGGCGGCTCGCCGGTCGCCATCGCCTCCGGCAACTCGGTGTACAACGAGAACGAGTCGAGTACGTGCGGGAGGCGACCGATAGAGCGAACGTCGCGCTTGGCGAGAAAGCCGAGGGCGCGATTCGTGATTTCGTACTCGTCGTCGACGCGCTTGATGAAGCCCATCGAGGCTAGCGCTTCGACGGTGATGCGGGCCGCACGCGGTTCGATACCGGCGATATCGGCAACGGTCTCGGCAGTTCCGGCACTGGTCGTGAGTGCGTCGATGACGCCGCTCTCGCGGGCAGCCCAGAGTAACGCAAGCGATTCGACCGACGACTGTGACCGGTCGCGGGTAGGCATGGTCGCACCGACGGGGTGCAAAAAGAAAGGTCGTTTCGTGTTGGTGAGTGGTGCTGTACTCGATTTACCAAGCGGACCACGCCGACGAGGTCTGGTCGCGGGCGTAGACGCGCTTTGCATCCTTCGCGTACACCATATCGCCGGGGTGGTCGAGTTTACCGTGGCGGTATTCGGGGGCGTCCGAGCGGACGACGAGACCTTCGATTTCCACTTCTTCGTCGCCGAAGGACTCCGTCTCGCCGACGACGAACTCGTAGTCGCCGGGGACGTTGACGGTGACGCTCCGGGTCTCCTCACGCTTGCCATCCTTCGGATGGATGGTGACGTTCACGCCGACGTTGTCGACCACGCGGGTCCAGACGGTCTTTGTGTCTTTCACCATCGCTTCCTCGGCGCGCTCTTCGGCACTGACTTCGATGCCCGTGATGCGGACGAGTTGAATCGCCTCGGCTGTGTCGACGATGAACTCCTCGCCGAGGGCGATGGTCGCTTCGGCGGGGGCGGAGACGTCCGTCGAGACGGACGACCCGTCCTGCGAGACGACGACGTTCATGTCGATTTCGTCGGGGAGTTCGACTTTCTCTTTGTGGACTTGGCCACATTCGGTACACCGGACGGTCGAGTGACCGCCGGGCTTCAGCACCTCGTGAACGGTGGGTTCGTCGGGCGAACACGACGGACAGGAGAGGGGGACGCGTTCGCCGGCGTCGGGTAGGCTCATAGCAGTCGTTAGCCCATCAGGCCGTAAAAAGCCGCCTTTCTCCTCGTGCGCGTGGGAGTCGGTGGCGGGGTTCGGTGTTGGATCGAGTCCGTTCCGTTTTTGTATTGGATATTCGACGTGTTTGATATGCCCTCCCCGACTCGCCGTCAGTTTCTCGCCGCGCTCGGGTCGGTCGGTGTTGTATCGACCGCCGGGTGCGTGTCTGTAGACCGACCCTCTCACGAGGGGCGGTGGCCGCGCGAGCCAAACACCTACGTTACCGACACCGACGGGCCGGGATGGAATACAGAGATCGCGTGGTCCAGTGAAACACGCGGTGGGCCCTCTCCGACGATGCCTGTTGTTGCCGACGGAAGCGTCTACCACCTCGATTCACGTACGGCTAACCACGAACATTCCGGCGGGACGTGGCTCGCCGAATTCGACGCAGGGAACGGGGAGAAGCGGTGGGAGACACGACTGTGGGAAACGGACGAATATTACTACTTCTATCATCTGGGGCCGCCAGTTCTCGATGGAGATCGACTATTTGCTCAGACTCACGGCGGTGTCAAGGCCATCTCGACGGATGGAGAAATCCTCTGGACGTTTCGAAATTTCGGTACGGGCCACCTCGCCCCCGACAGCACACCACCCATCGTCACCGACGAACTCGTCGTCGTGGGGTCGTATGGCACGTGGAGAAAAGCGGTTCCGGAGCAACTGTACGCTCTCGACCGTGAATCCGGCGACGTGGTGTGGTCACACGAGTTCGGGATGAACGACCACTTTTGGCAACTGACGCGAAACGGAGATACGTTCTTCGCCCCGTTGTCCGCCGAAAACAGCCGCCTTTTGGAACTCGATATCTCGACCGGAGAAACGATTCGACAGTACAGCGTGTCGCCGGTATCGTCTGTGACACTCACCGAGAACCTAGTCATCACACCGGTTCGGCGTGGTCCCCGGACGTTCGCTCTTGTCGCGTTCGCACGAGACACGACCGAAATTCAGTGGCAAAACGACGCCGACGTGTTCGAAGCGGAAATCGTCGTGAACGGCGACCGATTCTATCACTCACACGTCGGCGAACTCACGGCCCGACGAACTGATACCGGGGAGGTACTGTGGCAGGTTGGCGGTCCCAGCGAAGATATCGTAATCAATGCCGATTCGACGCCGGTCATCGCAGGTGATTCCCTCTATATTGCCGCCAGCCGGTTCCTTGGCGAGCGGAAAGGGTACGGGAGGATTATCCTCGTCCTCGACCCCGAAACAGGGTCAGAACGCGGTCATCTCGTCCCGTGGCCCGATACAAATTCGTGGTTCTCAACACCTGCCATCGTAGATGGTGCGATGTATCTCGACAGCAGACATGGACTCGTCTGCCTCGAAGAC
It includes:
- a CDS encoding protein-L-isoaspartate O-methyltransferase family protein, which translates into the protein MDYSVLREDMVDGLEHSLGPLPEAVGLAMRSVPRHEFVTDSPYQNRPTEHRETNTTILAPTTVARLLSALDPEPDDNVLVVGAGVGYTAAVLAEIVGDSRVHAVDITRKLVYEARENLQRAGYEGVLVDCRDGAEGLSDYAPFDRILVEASAVRPPRRLLSQLADGGRLVMPKGVGEQTLVAIEDGEVAETFGPLTFKPLLVDGEQTGSIVRNRTRREDPEYEGRSWHAGHGWEQDWIDWEARR
- a CDS encoding class I SAM-dependent methyltransferase yields the protein MPTRDRSQSSVESLALLWAARESGVIDALTTSAGTAETVADIAGIEPRAARITVEALASMGFIKRVDDEYEITNRALGFLAKRDVRSIGRLPHVLDSFSLYTELPEAMATGEPPAFPDDWLRNRLGAHDATDESVVRACVTAAVREASNATRVLDLAGASGAFAREFLARGHDVTFLDDPETVEVVRPLLSRAGVELVAGDPREPPVSGFDLVFVGDAFAGRDPAEAESLVAGAYDALEPGTVAVFVDTLHGRCSTAATTRRAVDSLATGCGDLYGESAVRSWVESAGFDRQTVRDVPGTGLQAVVAERAVD
- a CDS encoding HVO_0476 family zinc finger protein, encoding MSLPDAGERVPLSCPSCSPDEPTVHEVLKPGGHSTVRCTECGQVHKEKVELPDEIDMNVVVSQDGSSVSTDVSAPAEATIALGEEFIVDTAEAIQLVRITGIEVSAEERAEEAMVKDTKTVWTRVVDNVGVNVTIHPKDGKREETRSVTVNVPGDYEFVVGETESFGDEEVEIEGLVVRSDAPEYRHGKLDHPGDMVYAKDAKRVYARDQTSSAWSAW
- a CDS encoding PQQ-binding-like beta-propeller repeat protein, which codes for MPSPTRRQFLAALGSVGVVSTAGCVSVDRPSHEGRWPREPNTYVTDTDGPGWNTEIAWSSETRGGPSPTMPVVADGSVYHLDSRTANHEHSGGTWLAEFDAGNGEKRWETRLWETDEYYYFYHLGPPVLDGDRLFAQTHGGVKAISTDGEILWTFRNFGTGHLAPDSTPPIVTDELVVVGSYGTWRKAVPEQLYALDRESGDVVWSHEFGMNDHFWQLTRNGDTFFAPLSAENSRLLELDISTGETIRQYSVSPVSSVTLTENLVITPVRRGPRTFALVAFARDTTEIQWQNDADVFEAEIVVNGDRFYHSHVGELTARRTDTGEVLWQVGGPSEDIVINADSTPVIAGDSLYIAASRFLGERKGYGRIILVLDPETGSERGHLVPWPDTNSWFSTPAIVDGAMYLDSRHGLVCLEDCAADAFGHCLLG